The genomic region TGGCTGGCTCTGGCTGCGGGGACGTTGCCGGCATTGCCAGGCTCGTATCTCGCCGCGATACCCGGCCGTCGAATTGCTGGTAGCCGTCGTATTTGCGGGCCTGGCCTGGGCTGAGCCGCTGTCGCGCCTCAACTTGCCTTCGTCGGCTGCCGAATTGACGATGGGCCAGCTTTGGGGACTCTATGCTTATCATCTGTTGCTGCTATGCAGCCTGATTTGCGCGGCGTTTATCGAATTCGACCGACACGCCTTGCCGATGCGGCTGGCCATTCCTGTGCTGATCGTCGGACTGACGGCGCCGGTCAACTGGCCGAATCTCAGGCCAAGCGCGACGGTTTTCGTCAGTTCGCCGGCTTTGAATGCGCTTGTGGACGGCGGTGTCGGCGCATTGGCGGGGGCCGCGCTGGGCTATGCCATCGGCTGGTCAAGTCGTCTTTCGCTCCCCGAAAGAATGCCTTTTCGCGGAGCTACAGGCGACAATAATTCGGCGATAGCGCTCGCTTGGGTCGGCGCATTTCTCGGCTGGCAAGCGGTCGTCGCCGTCGCAACCGCGACGCTGGTGAGCGGCGTCGTGGTCGTTCTTATCGGCCGAATCGTACCGACTTTCCGCAGCGCGGGATGGACGACCTCGATCGCCGTTTGGTGCCCAGTGTGGATGTTGGCGTCAAAGTGCGTTCTGCGTTGACGGGTCGCCACGAACTACCACACGATCTGCTCGAACAAGGCGCGAAGGCGCCTTCCGCGAGCCGGGTTCAGCATCTTGGCGTAAGCGACCGATCCGGCCAGATGCGCTCGGAAGTCGGCATGGCCGTCTCGATTCTCCGCGTCGGGGCCATTCTGAATGCAGTTGTGCAAGATCGCCTTAAGCCGATCGTACTTGGTCCGCGCGAGGTTCGGATGTCGGTTCACGACGACGCCCGCAAGGTGCTGCCGAGCACCGGCGCGCATGATCCGCGTCTTGCGAGGGCGTACGGCAAAGCCTTCATCCGAGGCGATGGCCGCGACTTGAACGTGAAACCGCCGCGAGGCGCGTGCCAGCTCGTGGCC from Pirellulales bacterium harbors:
- a CDS encoding prepilin peptidase, which encodes MPFDRLLDPDLPAPLMWFVLAWLFAVGACIGSFMNVVIYRLPAGLSLLHPPSRCPDCETPIRATDNVPIFGWLWLRGRCRHCQARISPRYPAVELLVAVVFAGLAWAEPLSRLNLPSSAAELTMGQLWGLYAYHLLLLCSLICAAFIEFDRHALPMRLAIPVLIVGLTAPVNWPNLRPSATVFVSSPALNALVDGGVGALAGAALGYAIGWSSRLSLPERMPFRGATGDNNSAIALAWVGAFLGWQAVVAVATATLVSGVVVVLIGRIVPTFRSAGWTTSIAVWCPVWMLASKCVLR
- a CDS encoding reverse transcriptase family protein, whose product is RLEAFYGRPHLPQGAPTSPALANLAAYRLDCRLTALAASMEANYTRYADDLAFSGGHELARASRRFHVQVAAIASDEGFAVRPRKTRIMRAGARQHLAGVVVNRHPNLARTKYDRLKAILHNCIQNGPDAENRDGHADFRAHLAGSVAYAKMLNPARGRRLRALFEQIVW